One genomic segment of Streptomyces niveus includes these proteins:
- a CDS encoding SMI1/KNR4 family protein yields the protein MSEPTDLDALRRLMPPPTAGGATIDWTALAASWGKPFPLDYRRYMELYGAGALQNYLSIGLPEPKVPLERAPRDGMVIETATAEADWETEEKTPELEGTSPVLITWGGDATADMLCWDASDDDPDQWPVVVYQRNGSLWSRYDCGMVEFLVRNFRAEWPENPLGGEFLWGVSEVTFQAR from the coding sequence ATGAGTGAGCCGACCGATCTGGACGCTCTGCGACGGCTCATGCCGCCGCCGACGGCCGGGGGCGCGACGATCGACTGGACCGCCCTTGCCGCGTCGTGGGGCAAGCCGTTCCCGCTCGACTACCGGCGCTACATGGAGCTCTACGGCGCCGGCGCGTTGCAGAACTACCTGTCGATCGGCCTGCCGGAGCCGAAGGTACCGCTTGAGCGGGCACCGCGGGACGGCATGGTGATCGAGACGGCGACCGCCGAGGCCGACTGGGAGACGGAGGAGAAGACCCCCGAACTGGAGGGCACTTCTCCGGTGCTGATCACCTGGGGCGGAGACGCCACCGCGGACATGCTGTGCTGGGACGCGTCGGACGACGATCCCGACCAGTGGCCCGTCGTCGTCTATCAGCGCAACGGTTCCCTGTGGAGCCGCTACGACTGCGGGATGGTGGAATTCCTCGTCCGGAACTTCCGTGCCGAATGGCCGGAGAATCCGCTGGGCGGCGAATTCCTCTGGGGCGTGAGTGAGGTGACGTTCCAGGCACGCTGA
- a CDS encoding DNRLRE domain-containing protein, translating into MLPQVAYAAPVSSDSSKGIVDTFAGWLADDEGESDGPNEPSTGGTPVLPSREKLPKGKAAGKAKRVGELTGSRTANARYWKLSDGRVQAEVSAVPTGYRAGKSWKDIDPTVRATGAKGFVFANTTNAASSWFGSDADRLLRFESGDGHAVTLGIEGAGRLTPVAKGDTVTYKDALGGADLSYQVGPGRVKEDIVLDRKPTGPVSFTFTLDAGGLTPKPGKDGSVSFYGEAPNPVLVIPAAFMTDAKKDAGSPYGFSHSKKVTQKLTRAGKGWKLTVTPDAKWLAAPERQYPVTVDPTISIAPTPSTAQDVMISSDGPGSNYNDNWRLSVGNTPAGSSRALLRFPLTGVPAGTKLESADLKLYYDQTHTTGDTEVQLEAHRATQPWAEEQATWNSANTITGELSGTAVVVDDGDAGRTAAVGAWPASGNTAYTQYAVNQDYLYNKDSVAGDTYSWQPSLPEDGTYQVEAHQIPASDRATNAPYTVTYNGGSKTYSVNQQAGTAGVWKTLGSHPFKAGTLGKIVLGDGPASTATSVIADAVRFTKGGVVTKQPGELNTWHTFPVTKTVQQWIDGTYTNNGFVIKAGDESANGPKGGPRYEGSEYAYGGEVANYPRLVMTFGRQGVDLAAPTTIHDTGAQLNWSAYQDSDPLGTGDDIAEYQVHRSISQAFTPSAATLVAPVAPAVTSFTDTSAVPTKAEDPDPLGRAYYYMVAVKTKDGQVVAAPTQLVRLPKAGRTTKVLNASEDTTLSSARPASTHDTIDDGGPKNWLSVGNNSATYGDTRAVLKFPALGIPATARVLDANVRLWGTQTSTDTAGARYELRPLTRDFDEAAATWAKANATTNWTTAGGDLGAVAADTGAKTNDPARHDWNVTSLAQSWVSTPSSQRGVAIKMADEAAQQERTLFLSSEGTETRLRPRIVVTYIDSTTESTYYAPQTPARITPNSDHTVEFTLTNTTTSTWKAGGHALSYRWALPDGTDVTTGGNQLQTALPADLLPGDSVTLRAGLRAPINSGSGNKRTEYVLTWDVRDTAAGTWLSGTGGIPGLRQNVTVEDPTSDQLGLEKYYSYNGKNTGAGSSLMNNTAAGNSVWQYNALSNPGRGLNTFVRFAYNTQDTSDTVAGHGWSVQAAGPIRLGAPLDFHPNPDPREVRLPDGDGTTHTFRAQDDGTWKAPAGVHFRLSAKPGLDCTPAKDPVPDAWTLTRPDGTRFLFGCDGYQTSVVDKNDNTQTFTYEERKSNNKPTKFLKYITDPTGRQTLTAAYYTKSDTSSPKIIDHLKSMTDISGRKLAFEYSDKGLLTKLTDGAGSSHPKVFGFTYDAEQGNKNVKLVEITDPRGHATGVDYYYPNEGDDPKYHWWTQTLTDRLGGDTEFVYAPDTANTRFTSAVVTDAEGHDTTYVTDDFGRPVRSVNAKSQRTELAWDADNNVTYMEENNGAVTAYCYDALTGYPLWKRTAEHNTGGVPPQSDCAPGKYPADAQKFEYTKRLDGYSSDLHRKTSPQGRAWQFGYDNFGNLKSVTDPKGVSTPAADDYTTRYEYDAHGQLTKATDANGHSTVNSEFVPTGSPAKITDALDNSSTYEYDERGRVTKSTDPLGIRTTQTYDTYGRPMVRTVPRDQDENDLITVPAPDYDANDNVTRAISPTGAVSTAEYDAADQITEATSPQDSPTAPLRRTAYTYDKTGHLKTTTEPKGVDTPAVPDDYTTTQNYDEIYQLASVVNAVGEKITYSYDAVGNNVKVVDPKKNRTADPDDFSSKMTYDLEHRVTSVTDPLGNVTRRGYDKDALVVVDTDPDGNTTLSSYDERGRKSEVKVPHSGTGGDTTYRTTRYEYDQVGNATRVITPRGTETANTDDFTKRTEYDALNRPVKQYLPYNSSDTRYNDPNVYTQTFYDAAGRVTRSSLPSSEGQTVRNDTEFSYYDNGWTKSSTDPWDIRTDYEYNDLGLQTSRTLSSAGDSVSRTMGWSYYPNGKLKEKTDDGVPVGTAVPLVDNSDVQHTGSTGTWTTASLSGQQGFDHRVHAAGSGTDAYSWALNIPKNGKYTAYVKFPQVAGASKSARYKVTHTGGSTDKTVDQSAAAGTWVSLGTYDFTQGDAAKLELFQAADGKAVADGVKLVRDLTGDIDAEKNHFRYAYDLNDNLSLIDDLSSGAEVDKYTISYTGLNRVSRITETLAGQEKTNTSYTYDPNDQPETITHPDQYSKYTYDLREKAKSVSVGTSPTDTDPKVTSYTYTDRGEVLRETKDNGNTVDHTYFLDGAVNTSAEKRDDGTLVASHAYVYDANGNKAKDTAKKMNADNHSAYLESTTEYTYDPVDRIAKSVKTGNGAATETFVHDDNANVVQQTADGTSTDFRYDRNRLQTSTTAGSVTSFNYDPLGRQESTSLDGQVVSRSVYDGFDHVVESQQRDADGAMKSTKYTFDPLDRTSSKTADGKTTDYRYLGLSQEVLTEEVAGKLTKSYQYSPWGQRLSQVKHNENGTTEDAYYGYNSHTDVETLTDDSGNTKATYGYTAYGNDDSSEFTGIDKPDAADPTKEEYNPYRYNAKRWDAGSGTYDMGFRDYDPGLNRFTSRDMYNGALADMGLGSDPFTGNRYAFTGGNPISNVEVDGHWFVLAIPAVAAVFVAAVVVTVAIIAVAAAVEYVVGEVRDRIDERSRARDDDAAEPAPAPRPVPRPQPEPDSDDNRSGCGDGWIKYGERDAANGNRATAGEACLTKEYLKKNKGTSVGSNPPGYQWAQDFATAKGLDAQKNVNACHLIGNKLAGKGVLANLSPCARGANAKQIGSTQGDEHMRTYESKVYAAVMAGQDVMYTVSPRYDGSRTVPTGYDMSAYGVNPDGSVGIDFQVFIPNELSTGDNLGTQMDNGAAAPTGSAP; encoded by the coding sequence ATGCTGCCACAAGTCGCTTATGCGGCACCGGTTTCGAGTGATAGCAGCAAGGGTATCGTCGATACCTTCGCGGGCTGGCTCGCGGATGATGAAGGCGAGTCGGACGGGCCGAATGAGCCGTCGACCGGTGGGACTCCGGTGCTGCCGAGCCGGGAGAAGCTGCCAAAAGGCAAGGCGGCCGGGAAAGCGAAGCGCGTCGGGGAACTGACGGGCAGCCGTACGGCGAATGCCCGTTACTGGAAGCTGTCCGACGGCCGGGTGCAGGCCGAGGTGTCGGCGGTGCCGACCGGGTATCGGGCAGGGAAGTCCTGGAAGGACATCGACCCGACGGTCCGCGCGACCGGCGCCAAGGGCTTCGTCTTCGCCAACACGACCAACGCCGCCAGTAGTTGGTTCGGGTCGGACGCCGACAGGCTGCTCCGCTTCGAGTCCGGCGACGGGCACGCGGTGACTCTGGGCATCGAGGGCGCGGGCAGGCTCACCCCCGTCGCCAAGGGCGACACCGTTACGTACAAGGACGCCCTGGGCGGTGCGGACCTCTCCTACCAGGTGGGTCCTGGCCGGGTGAAGGAGGACATCGTCCTGGACCGGAAGCCCACGGGCCCGGTCTCTTTCACCTTCACGCTGGACGCCGGCGGGCTGACACCGAAGCCGGGCAAGGACGGTTCGGTCTCCTTCTACGGCGAGGCCCCGAACCCGGTCCTTGTGATCCCCGCGGCGTTCATGACGGACGCCAAGAAGGACGCCGGGTCACCGTACGGGTTCTCGCACAGCAAGAAGGTCACCCAGAAGCTGACCAGAGCCGGCAAGGGCTGGAAGCTGACGGTCACGCCCGACGCGAAGTGGCTGGCCGCGCCGGAGCGGCAGTACCCGGTCACCGTCGATCCGACGATATCCATCGCTCCGACGCCGTCGACGGCGCAGGACGTGATGATCTCCTCGGACGGTCCGGGGTCGAACTACAACGACAACTGGCGGCTGTCGGTCGGAAACACCCCCGCAGGCTCCTCGCGTGCGCTGCTCCGGTTCCCGCTGACCGGCGTCCCGGCCGGCACCAAGCTCGAATCGGCCGATCTGAAGCTGTACTACGACCAGACCCACACCACCGGTGACACCGAGGTCCAGCTGGAGGCGCACCGCGCCACACAGCCGTGGGCCGAGGAACAGGCCACCTGGAACAGCGCGAACACGATCACCGGTGAGCTGTCGGGCACCGCGGTCGTGGTGGACGACGGCGACGCCGGACGGACGGCTGCCGTCGGCGCCTGGCCGGCGTCGGGGAACACGGCGTACACGCAGTACGCGGTGAACCAGGACTACCTGTACAACAAGGACTCGGTCGCGGGCGACACGTACAGCTGGCAGCCGAGCCTGCCGGAGGACGGCACGTACCAGGTCGAGGCGCACCAGATTCCGGCCTCCGACCGCGCCACGAACGCGCCGTACACCGTCACGTACAACGGCGGTTCGAAGACGTATTCGGTCAACCAGCAGGCCGGTACCGCCGGAGTCTGGAAGACGCTGGGCTCCCACCCGTTCAAGGCGGGCACTCTCGGCAAGATCGTCCTGGGTGACGGTCCCGCGTCGACCGCCACGTCGGTGATCGCGGACGCGGTGCGGTTCACCAAGGGCGGTGTGGTCACCAAGCAGCCGGGCGAACTGAACACCTGGCACACCTTCCCCGTCACCAAGACGGTCCAGCAGTGGATCGACGGCACCTACACGAACAACGGTTTCGTGATCAAGGCGGGTGACGAGTCCGCGAACGGCCCGAAGGGCGGTCCGCGCTACGAGGGCAGTGAGTACGCGTACGGCGGCGAGGTCGCCAACTACCCGCGCCTCGTCATGACCTTCGGGCGTCAGGGCGTCGACCTCGCAGCCCCGACCACCATCCACGACACCGGCGCGCAGCTGAACTGGTCGGCATACCAGGACTCCGATCCGCTCGGGACCGGTGACGACATCGCCGAGTACCAGGTCCACCGCTCCATCAGCCAGGCCTTCACCCCGTCGGCCGCCACCCTCGTGGCGCCCGTGGCGCCCGCGGTGACCTCGTTCACGGACACGAGCGCCGTGCCGACGAAGGCCGAGGACCCGGATCCGCTCGGCCGAGCGTATTACTACATGGTCGCGGTCAAGACGAAGGACGGGCAGGTCGTCGCCGCTCCGACGCAGCTGGTACGGCTGCCGAAGGCGGGCCGGACGACAAAGGTGCTGAACGCTTCCGAGGACACCACCCTGTCCTCCGCCCGACCCGCATCCACGCACGACACGATCGACGACGGCGGCCCGAAGAACTGGCTCAGTGTCGGCAACAACTCCGCCACGTACGGCGACACCCGCGCCGTGCTGAAGTTCCCGGCCCTCGGCATCCCGGCCACGGCGCGGGTCCTCGACGCGAACGTGCGGCTGTGGGGCACGCAGACCTCGACGGACACCGCCGGGGCGCGCTACGAACTGAGGCCGCTGACACGCGACTTCGACGAGGCCGCGGCGACCTGGGCCAAGGCGAACGCGACCACGAACTGGACCACCGCGGGTGGTGACCTCGGCGCGGTGGCGGCCGACACCGGGGCCAAGACCAACGACCCGGCGCGGCACGACTGGAACGTCACCTCGCTCGCCCAGTCCTGGGTGAGCACTCCGTCGTCCCAGCGGGGCGTGGCCATCAAGATGGCCGACGAGGCCGCCCAGCAGGAGCGGACCTTGTTCCTGTCCTCCGAGGGCACCGAGACCCGGCTACGCCCCAGGATCGTGGTCACCTACATCGACTCGACCACCGAGTCGACGTACTACGCGCCGCAGACTCCGGCACGGATCACCCCGAACAGCGACCACACCGTCGAGTTCACCCTCACCAACACCACCACGTCCACGTGGAAGGCCGGCGGCCACGCCCTGAGCTACCGGTGGGCCCTCCCGGACGGCACCGACGTCACCACCGGCGGCAACCAGCTTCAGACGGCTCTGCCCGCCGACCTGCTGCCCGGTGACTCGGTCACCCTGCGGGCCGGTCTCCGCGCCCCCATCAACTCCGGCTCCGGCAACAAGCGCACCGAGTACGTCCTCACCTGGGACGTCCGGGACACGGCGGCGGGCACCTGGCTGTCCGGCACGGGCGGCATACCCGGACTCCGGCAGAACGTCACGGTCGAGGACCCGACCTCGGACCAGCTCGGCCTGGAGAAGTACTACTCGTACAACGGCAAGAACACCGGCGCGGGTTCGTCGCTGATGAACAACACCGCGGCCGGGAACAGCGTCTGGCAGTACAACGCCCTCAGCAACCCGGGCCGCGGCCTGAACACCTTCGTCCGGTTCGCCTACAACACCCAGGACACCTCGGACACCGTCGCCGGTCACGGCTGGTCCGTGCAGGCCGCGGGGCCGATCCGGCTGGGCGCCCCGCTGGACTTCCACCCGAACCCCGACCCGCGGGAGGTCCGGCTGCCCGACGGGGACGGAACCACCCACACCTTCCGGGCGCAGGACGACGGCACGTGGAAGGCGCCGGCCGGCGTCCACTTCAGGCTGTCGGCCAAACCGGGACTGGACTGCACCCCGGCCAAGGACCCGGTACCGGACGCCTGGACTCTGACACGGCCCGACGGCACCCGGTTCCTCTTCGGCTGCGACGGCTACCAGACGTCCGTCGTCGACAAGAACGACAACACCCAGACGTTCACGTACGAGGAACGCAAGTCCAACAACAAGCCGACGAAGTTCCTCAAGTACATCACCGACCCGACCGGGCGGCAGACGCTCACCGCCGCCTACTACACCAAGTCGGACACCAGCAGCCCGAAGATCATCGACCATCTCAAGTCGATGACCGATATCTCGGGCCGCAAGCTGGCGTTCGAGTACTCCGACAAGGGACTGCTGACCAAGCTGACCGACGGCGCGGGCTCGTCCCATCCGAAGGTCTTCGGCTTCACGTACGACGCCGAACAGGGCAACAAGAACGTCAAGCTCGTCGAGATCACCGACCCGCGCGGCCACGCCACCGGCGTCGACTACTACTACCCGAACGAGGGTGACGACCCGAAGTACCACTGGTGGACCCAGACCCTCACCGACCGCCTCGGCGGCGACACGGAGTTCGTCTACGCCCCGGACACGGCCAATACCCGCTTCACGTCCGCGGTGGTCACCGACGCAGAGGGTCACGACACCACGTATGTCACCGATGACTTCGGGCGCCCGGTCAGGTCCGTCAACGCCAAGTCGCAGCGGACCGAACTGGCGTGGGACGCGGACAACAACGTCACCTACATGGAGGAGAACAACGGGGCGGTCACCGCGTACTGCTACGACGCGCTCACCGGCTACCCGCTGTGGAAGCGCACCGCCGAGCACAACACGGGCGGAGTCCCGCCGCAGAGCGACTGCGCACCCGGCAAGTACCCGGCCGACGCCCAGAAGTTCGAGTACACCAAGCGGCTGGACGGCTACTCCTCCGACCTGCACCGCAAGACGTCGCCGCAGGGCCGCGCCTGGCAGTTCGGCTACGACAACTTCGGCAACCTGAAGTCGGTCACCGACCCGAAGGGCGTCTCGACGCCCGCCGCGGACGACTACACGACCCGGTACGAGTACGACGCCCACGGTCAGCTCACCAAGGCCACCGACGCCAACGGCCACTCCACGGTGAACAGTGAGTTCGTCCCGACCGGTTCCCCGGCGAAGATCACTGACGCGCTGGACAACAGTTCCACCTACGAGTACGACGAGCGCGGCAGGGTCACCAAGTCCACCGACCCGCTCGGCATACGCACCACGCAGACGTACGACACGTACGGCCGGCCGATGGTCAGGACGGTACCGAGGGACCAGGACGAGAACGACCTGATCACCGTTCCGGCACCGGACTACGACGCCAACGACAACGTCACCAGGGCGATCTCGCCCACGGGAGCGGTCTCCACGGCGGAGTACGACGCCGCCGACCAGATCACCGAGGCCACCTCGCCGCAGGACTCGCCGACCGCGCCCCTGCGCCGGACCGCCTACACCTACGACAAGACCGGTCACCTGAAGACGACGACCGAGCCGAAGGGCGTCGACACGCCCGCCGTCCCGGACGACTACACCACCACCCAGAACTACGACGAGATCTATCAGCTCGCGTCGGTGGTCAACGCCGTCGGCGAGAAGATCACGTACTCGTACGACGCGGTGGGCAACAACGTCAAGGTCGTCGACCCGAAGAAGAACCGGACGGCGGACCCCGACGACTTCTCGTCGAAGATGACCTACGACCTGGAGCACCGGGTCACCTCGGTCACCGACCCGCTGGGCAATGTGACGCGCCGCGGCTACGACAAGGACGCGCTGGTCGTCGTCGACACGGATCCCGACGGCAACACCACCCTGTCCAGCTACGACGAGCGGGGCCGCAAGTCCGAGGTCAAGGTTCCGCACTCGGGCACCGGCGGCGACACCACGTACCGGACCACCCGCTACGAGTACGACCAGGTCGGCAACGCCACCCGGGTGATCACCCCGCGCGGCACCGAGACCGCGAACACCGACGACTTCACCAAGCGCACTGAGTACGACGCGCTGAACCGGCCGGTCAAGCAGTACCTGCCGTACAACTCGTCGGACACCCGCTACAACGACCCGAACGTCTACACACAGACGTTCTACGACGCGGCCGGCCGTGTCACCCGGTCCTCACTGCCGTCCTCGGAAGGTCAGACGGTCCGCAACGACACCGAGTTCAGCTACTACGACAACGGGTGGACCAAGAGTTCCACCGACCCGTGGGACATCCGGACCGACTACGAGTACAACGACCTGGGGCTGCAGACCTCCAGGACGCTGAGCTCCGCCGGCGACTCCGTCAGCCGCACCATGGGCTGGAGCTACTACCCGAACGGCAAGCTGAAGGAGAAGACCGACGACGGTGTGCCGGTGGGTACCGCGGTGCCCCTCGTCGACAACTCCGACGTCCAGCACACCGGTTCCACCGGCACCTGGACCACCGCGAGCCTCAGCGGGCAGCAGGGCTTCGACCACCGCGTGCACGCGGCAGGCAGCGGAACGGACGCGTACTCCTGGGCGCTGAACATCCCCAAGAACGGCAAGTACACCGCCTACGTGAAGTTCCCGCAGGTCGCGGGTGCCAGCAAGAGCGCCAGGTACAAGGTCACCCACACCGGTGGAAGCACCGACAAGACGGTGGACCAGTCCGCCGCGGCGGGCACCTGGGTCAGCCTCGGCACGTACGACTTCACACAGGGTGACGCGGCGAAGCTGGAGCTGTTCCAGGCCGCCGACGGCAAGGCCGTGGCCGACGGGGTCAAGCTGGTGCGCGACCTGACCGGCGACATCGACGCGGAGAAGAACCACTTCCGCTACGCCTACGACCTCAACGACAACCTCTCACTGATCGACGATCTGTCGTCCGGCGCCGAAGTCGACAAGTACACGATCTCCTACACCGGACTGAACCGGGTGTCCCGGATCACCGAAACCCTGGCCGGCCAGGAGAAGACGAACACGTCCTACACCTACGACCCCAACGACCAGCCCGAGACGATCACCCACCCCGACCAGTACTCGAAGTACACCTACGACCTGAGGGAGAAGGCCAAGTCGGTCTCGGTGGGTACGTCGCCCACGGACACCGACCCCAAGGTCACCTCCTACACGTACACCGACCGCGGTGAGGTGCTGCGGGAGACCAAGGACAACGGCAACACCGTCGACCACACGTACTTCCTCGACGGCGCGGTGAACACCAGCGCGGAGAAAAGGGACGACGGAACGCTCGTCGCCTCGCACGCCTACGTCTACGACGCCAACGGCAACAAGGCGAAGGACACGGCGAAGAAGATGAACGCCGACAACCACTCGGCGTACCTGGAGTCCACCACCGAGTACACCTACGACCCGGTCGACCGGATCGCCAAGTCGGTGAAGACCGGCAACGGCGCCGCCACGGAGACGTTCGTCCACGACGACAACGCCAACGTCGTCCAGCAGACCGCCGACGGCACCTCCACGGACTTCCGTTACGACCGCAACCGGCTGCAGACGTCGACCACCGCCGGGTCCGTCACCTCCTTCAACTACGACCCGCTGGGCCGTCAGGAGTCGACGTCCCTCGACGGGCAGGTCGTCTCGCGCAGCGTGTACGACGGCTTCGACCACGTCGTCGAGTCCCAGCAGCGGGACGCGGACGGCGCGATGAAGTCGACGAAGTACACCTTCGACCCGCTCGACCGCACCTCGTCCAAGACCGCCGACGGCAAGACCACCGACTACCGCTACCTCGGCCTCTCCCAGGAGGTGCTGACCGAGGAAGTCGCCGGCAAACTCACCAAGTCCTACCAGTACAGCCCGTGGGGCCAGCGACTGTCGCAGGTCAAGCACAACGAGAACGGGACGACCGAGGACGCGTACTACGGCTACAACAGCCACACGGACGTCGAGACCCTGACCGACGACAGTGGCAACACCAAGGCCACCTACGGCTACACGGCCTACGGCAACGACGACTCGTCGGAGTTCACCGGCATCGACAAGCCGGACGCCGCCGACCCGACCAAGGAGGAGTACAACCCCTACCGCTACAACGCCAAGCGGTGGGACGCCGGATCCGGCACGTACGACATGGGCTTCCGCGACTACGACCCGGGGCTGAACCGCTTCACCAGCCGGGACATGTACAACGGGGCCCTCGCCGACATGGGTCTGGGCAGTGACCCCTTCACGGGCAACCGCTACGCCTTCACCGGCGGCAACCCGATCAGCAACGTCGAGGTCGACGGTCACTGGTTCGTCCTCGCCATCCCCGCGGTCGCCGCGGTCTTCGTCGCGGCCGTCGTGGTCACGGTCGCCATCATCGCCGTGGCCGCCGCTGTCGAGTACGTCGTCGGCGAGGTCCGGGACCGGATCGACGAGCGTTCGCGGGCGCGGGACGACGACGCCGCCGAGCCCGCACCCGCCCCGCGGCCTGTCCCGCGGCCCCAGCCGGAGCCCGACAGCGACGACAACCGGTCCGGTTGCGGAGACGGCTGGATCAAGTACGGCGAGCGGGACGCGGCCAACGGCAATCGGGCCACGGCCGGGGAGGCCTGTCTGACGAAGGAGTACCTCAAGAAGAACAAGGGCACGTCCGTGGGTTCCAACCCGCCGGGATACCAGTGGGCCCAGGACTTCGCCACGGCCAAGGGGCTGGACGCGCAGAAGAACGTCAACGCCTGTCACCTCATCGGCAACAAGCTGGCGGGCAAGGGAGTCCTGGCGAACCTCTCCCCGTGCGCCCGCGGTGCCAACGCCAAGCAGATCGGTTCGACGCAGGGCGACGAGCACATGAGGACGTACGAGAGCAAGGTCTACGCGGCCGTGATGGCCGGCCAGGACGTCATGTACACCGTGTCGCCGCGCTACGACGGCAGCAGAACGGTGCCGACCGGCTACGACATGTCGGCGTACGGCGTCAATCCCGACGGCTCGGTCGGAATCGACTTCCAGGTGTTCATACCCAACGAACTGAGCACGGGAGACAATCTCGGCACACAGATGGACAACGGTGCGGCGGCACCCACGGGGAGCGCCCCATGA
- a CDS encoding thymidine kinase: MPELVFFSGTMDCGKSTLALQIEHNRSARGLLGMIFTRDDRAGEGKLSSRLGLVTDAVEAADGFDFYAYIVDRLSQGGRCDYVIADEAQFLAPGQIDQLARIVDDLDLDVFAFGITTDFRTELFPGSRRLVELADRVEVLQVEALCWCGARATHNARTVGGRMVVEGAQVVVGDVHQSQDEVGYEVLCRRHHRRRMTSASVRAGALSPDVLPVASD, translated from the coding sequence ATGCCCGAGCTGGTGTTCTTCTCCGGAACGATGGACTGCGGAAAGAGCACCCTGGCTCTTCAGATCGAGCACAACCGCTCCGCCCGCGGTCTGCTGGGCATGATCTTCACGCGTGACGACCGCGCGGGCGAGGGCAAGCTGTCCTCCCGGCTCGGTCTGGTCACCGACGCGGTCGAGGCGGCGGACGGCTTCGACTTCTACGCGTACATAGTCGACCGCCTCTCGCAGGGCGGCCGTTGCGACTACGTGATCGCCGACGAGGCACAGTTCCTCGCGCCCGGTCAGATCGACCAGCTCGCCCGGATCGTGGACGACCTCGATCTCGACGTCTTCGCGTTCGGCATCACCACCGACTTCCGCACCGAGCTCTTCCCCGGCTCCCGGCGCCTGGTGGAGCTCGCCGACCGGGTCGAGGTCCTTCAGGTCGAGGCACTGTGCTGGTGCGGGGCGCGTGCCACGCACAACGCCCGCACGGTCGGCGGACGGATGGTGGTCGAGGGCGCGCAGGTGGTGGTCGGCGACGTGCACCAGTCCCAGGACGAGGTCGGCTACGAGGTCCTCTGCCGACGCCACCACCGGCGCCGGATGACGAGCGCCTCCGTCCGCGCCGGCGCGCTCTCACCGGACGTCCTGCCGGTGGCCTCCGACTGA
- a CDS encoding alkaline phosphatase family protein produces MAAPPTAWQDPVPLALDTAPVPEYGGGSLADLLPTLVAGQGVPLPGAPGADAAVIPELTPPDRNCVFLIDGLGWQQIKDHPDEAPYLTSLLGSSRGGTGRPITVGFPATTATSLASVGTGLPPGAHGLPGYTVRDPATGALMNQLRWRPWTDPHVWQPYPTIFQLADAAGIHTAQVSSPTFERTPLTEIALSGGTFHGRLSGEERMDLAAAQLAAGDRSLVYTYYSEVDGKGHKFGMDSDAWRGQLMYVDRLAQRLAEQLPPRSALYITADHGMIDIPFDESSRIDFDEDWELRAGVALLGGEGRARHVYAVPGAEADVLTVWREVLGEQFWVASRDEAVAAGWFGPPGTVEERVHGRIGDVVAAAHDDVVITASVNEPRESQMVGMHGSMTPVEQLVPLLEVRS; encoded by the coding sequence ATGGCCGCCCCACCCACCGCCTGGCAGGACCCGGTCCCGCTCGCACTGGACACCGCGCCCGTCCCCGAGTACGGCGGCGGCTCGCTCGCCGACCTGCTGCCCACGCTCGTCGCGGGCCAGGGCGTACCCCTCCCGGGCGCCCCCGGCGCCGACGCCGCCGTCATCCCCGAACTCACTCCGCCCGACCGCAACTGCGTCTTCCTGATCGACGGCCTCGGCTGGCAGCAGATCAAGGATCACCCCGACGAGGCGCCGTATCTGACGTCGCTGCTGGGCAGTTCACGCGGCGGCACCGGCCGGCCGATCACCGTCGGCTTCCCCGCCACCACCGCCACGTCCCTCGCCTCCGTCGGTACGGGTCTGCCGCCGGGCGCCCACGGCCTGCCCGGCTACACGGTGCGCGACCCCGCCACCGGCGCGCTGATGAACCAGCTCCGCTGGCGCCCGTGGACCGATCCGCACGTCTGGCAGCCGTACCCCACGATCTTCCAGCTCGCCGACGCCGCCGGGATCCACACCGCGCAGGTCTCGTCCCCGACCTTCGAACGCACCCCGCTCACCGAGATCGCCCTGAGCGGCGGCACCTTCCACGGCCGGCTCTCCGGCGAGGAGCGGATGGACCTCGCCGCCGCCCAACTGGCCGCGGGAGACAGGTCGCTGGTCTACACCTACTACAGCGAGGTCGACGGCAAGGGCCACAAGTTCGGCATGGACTCCGACGCCTGGCGCGGTCAGCTGATGTACGTGGACCGGCTCGCCCAGCGACTCGCCGAGCAACTGCCGCCCCGCTCCGCCCTGTACATCACCGCCGACCACGGCATGATCGACATCCCCTTCGACGAGTCGTCCCGTATCGACTTCGACGAGGACTGGGAGCTGCGTGCCGGTGTCGCGCTCCTCGGCGGCGAGGGCCGGGCCCGGCACGTCTACGCCGTGCCGGGCGCCGAGGCCGACGTCCTCACCGTCTGGCGCGAGGTGCTCGGCGAACAGTTCTGGGTCGCGAGCCGGGACGAGGCCGTCGCGGCGGGCTGGTTCGGCCCACCCGGCACGGTGGAGGAGCGGGTCCACGGCAGGATCGGCGACGTCGTGGCCGCCGCGCACGACGACGTGGTGATCACCGCGTCCGTCAACGAGCCGCGCGAGTCCCAGATGGTCGGGATGCACGGCTCGATGACCCCCGTCGAGCAGTTGGTACCGCTCCTCGAAGTACGCTCGTAA